The Streptomyces tendae genome has a window encoding:
- the ileS gene encoding isoleucine--tRNA ligase has translation MTTPTYRQVPAQVDLPALEHTVLKFWDEQKIFAKSLEQSEGRPEWVFYEGPPTANGMPGAHHIEARVFKDVFPRFRTMRGYHVARKAGWDCHGLPVELAVEKELGFSGKQDIEAYGIAEFNAKCRESVTRHTDAFSELTTRMGYWVDLDEAYRTMDPEYVESVWWSLKEIFTKGLLVQDHRVAPWCPRCGTGLSDHELAQGYETVVDPSVYVRFPLTSGPLAGEAALLVWTTTPWTLVSNTAVAAHPDVTYVVATDGEEKLVVAEPLVGKALGEGWETTGETFTGAEMERWTYRRPFELVEFPEPAHYVVNAEYVTTEDGTGLVHQSPAFGEDDLKVCRSYGLPVVNPVRPDGTFEEDLPLVGGVFFKKADEQLTEDLQQRGLLFRHVPYEHSYPHCWRCHTALLYYAQPSWYVRTTAIKDRLLQENENTNWFPDTVKHGRYGDWLNNNIDWALSRNRYWGTPLPIWRCENDHLTCVGSLTELSELTGTDQSGLDPHRPFIDEVTFDCPQDGCGATATRVPEVIDAWYDSGSMPFAQWGYPYKNKELFESRYPAQFISEAIDQTRGWFYTLMAIGTLVFDKSSYENVVCLGHILAEDGRKMSKHLGNILQPIPLMDQHGADAVRWFMAAGGSPWAARRVGHGTIQEVVRKTLLTYWNTVAFQALYARTSDWAPSEADPAPAERPVLDRWLLSELHALTDQVTQALENYDTQRAGKLLSAFVDDLSNWYVRRSRRRFWQGDKAALRTLHEVVETVTKLMAPLTPFITERVWQDLVVPVTPGAPESVHLSSWPEADLSAVDPELSRQMALVRRLVELGRATRAESGVKTRQPLRRALIAAAGFDSLDPALHTQITEELNVESLALLSEVGGSLVDTTAKANFRALGKRFGKRVQEVAKAVANADAAALSAALREGTASVEVDGETITLSPDEVIITETPREGWSVASDSGATVALDLEITEELRRAGLARDAIRLIQEARKNSGLEVADRIALRWTSQEPATVAALTAHADLIADEVLATDFAQGETDDTYGAPFTDEGLSLTFRLRKA, from the coding sequence ATGACAACGCCGACGTATCGCCAGGTACCCGCCCAGGTCGACCTGCCCGCCCTCGAGCACACGGTGCTCAAGTTCTGGGACGAGCAGAAGATCTTCGCCAAGAGCCTGGAGCAGTCCGAGGGACGCCCGGAGTGGGTGTTCTACGAGGGTCCGCCCACCGCCAACGGCATGCCCGGCGCCCACCACATCGAGGCGCGCGTCTTCAAGGACGTCTTCCCCCGCTTCCGGACCATGCGCGGCTACCACGTGGCCCGCAAGGCCGGCTGGGACTGTCACGGCCTCCCGGTGGAGCTCGCCGTCGAGAAGGAGCTCGGCTTCTCCGGCAAGCAGGACATCGAGGCGTACGGCATCGCCGAGTTCAACGCCAAGTGCCGGGAGTCGGTGACCCGGCACACCGACGCCTTCTCCGAGCTGACGACCCGCATGGGGTACTGGGTCGACCTCGACGAGGCCTACCGCACCATGGACCCGGAGTACGTCGAGTCCGTCTGGTGGTCGCTGAAGGAGATCTTCACCAAGGGCCTGCTGGTCCAGGACCACCGCGTCGCTCCCTGGTGCCCCCGCTGCGGCACCGGCCTGTCCGACCACGAGCTGGCCCAGGGCTACGAGACGGTCGTCGACCCGTCGGTCTACGTCCGCTTCCCGCTGACCTCCGGCCCGCTGGCCGGCGAGGCGGCCCTGCTGGTGTGGACGACCACCCCGTGGACCCTGGTGTCCAACACCGCGGTCGCCGCGCACCCCGACGTCACCTACGTCGTCGCGACCGACGGCGAGGAGAAGCTGGTCGTCGCCGAGCCGCTGGTCGGCAAGGCGCTCGGCGAGGGCTGGGAGACCACCGGCGAGACGTTCACCGGCGCCGAGATGGAGCGCTGGACGTACCGGCGCCCCTTCGAGCTGGTCGAGTTCCCCGAGCCCGCCCACTACGTGGTGAACGCCGAGTACGTCACCACCGAGGACGGCACGGGTCTGGTCCACCAGTCCCCCGCCTTCGGTGAGGACGACCTCAAGGTCTGCCGCTCCTACGGTCTGCCCGTGGTCAACCCGGTGCGCCCCGACGGCACCTTCGAGGAGGACCTGCCGCTGGTCGGCGGGGTCTTCTTCAAGAAGGCCGACGAGCAGCTCACCGAGGACCTCCAGCAGCGCGGCCTGCTGTTCCGGCACGTCCCGTACGAGCACAGCTACCCGCACTGCTGGCGCTGCCACACCGCGCTGCTCTACTACGCACAGCCGTCGTGGTACGTCCGCACCACGGCCATCAAGGACCGCCTGCTCCAGGAGAACGAGAACACCAACTGGTTCCCGGACACGGTCAAGCACGGCCGCTACGGCGACTGGCTGAACAACAACATCGACTGGGCGCTGTCCCGCAACCGCTACTGGGGCACCCCGCTGCCCATCTGGCGCTGCGAGAACGACCACCTCACCTGTGTCGGCTCGCTGACCGAGCTGAGCGAGCTGACCGGCACCGACCAGTCGGGGCTCGACCCGCACCGCCCGTTCATCGACGAGGTCACCTTCGACTGCCCGCAGGACGGCTGCGGCGCCACGGCCACCCGCGTGCCCGAGGTCATCGACGCCTGGTACGACTCGGGCTCCATGCCGTTCGCGCAGTGGGGCTACCCGTACAAGAACAAGGAACTCTTCGAGTCCCGGTATCCCGCGCAGTTCATCTCCGAGGCCATCGACCAGACCCGCGGCTGGTTCTACACGCTGATGGCGATCGGCACACTGGTCTTCGACAAGTCCTCCTACGAGAACGTCGTCTGCCTCGGCCACATCCTCGCCGAGGACGGCCGCAAGATGTCCAAGCACCTGGGCAACATCCTGCAGCCGATCCCGTTGATGGACCAGCACGGCGCCGACGCGGTGCGCTGGTTCATGGCGGCCGGCGGCTCCCCGTGGGCGGCCCGCCGCGTGGGCCACGGCACCATCCAGGAGGTCGTCCGCAAGACCCTCCTGACGTACTGGAACACGGTCGCCTTCCAGGCCCTGTACGCCCGTACGTCCGACTGGGCGCCGAGCGAGGCCGACCCGGCGCCGGCCGAGCGTCCGGTCCTGGACCGCTGGCTGCTGTCCGAACTGCACGCCCTCACCGACCAGGTGACCCAGGCGCTGGAGAACTACGACACCCAGCGGGCCGGCAAGCTGCTGTCGGCGTTCGTCGACGACCTGTCCAACTGGTACGTCCGCCGCTCCCGCCGCCGTTTCTGGCAGGGCGACAAGGCCGCGCTGCGCACCCTGCACGAGGTCGTGGAGACGGTGACCAAGCTCATGGCCCCGCTCACCCCGTTCATCACCGAGCGGGTCTGGCAGGACCTGGTCGTCCCGGTCACCCCGGGCGCCCCCGAGTCGGTGCACCTGTCCTCCTGGCCGGAGGCGGACCTGTCCGCCGTCGACCCGGAGCTGTCCCGGCAGATGGCGCTGGTGCGCCGCCTGGTGGAGCTGGGCCGGGCGACCCGCGCCGAGTCGGGCGTCAAGACCCGTCAGCCGCTGCGCCGCGCGCTGATCGCCGCGGCCGGCTTCGACTCCCTCGACCCGGCGCTGCACACGCAGATCACCGAGGAGCTGAACGTCGAGTCCCTGGCGCTGCTGTCCGAGGTGGGCGGCTCGCTGGTGGACACCACGGCCAAGGCCAACTTCCGCGCGCTCGGCAAGCGGTTCGGCAAGCGGGTCCAGGAGGTGGCCAAGGCGGTCGCGAACGCGGACGCCGCCGCCCTGTCCGCGGCCCTGCGCGAGGGCACGGCCTCGGTGGAGGTCGACGGTGAGACGATCACCCTCTCCCCCGACGAGGTGATCATCACGGAAACCCCGCGCGAGGGCTGGTCGGTGGCGTCCGACTCCGGTGCCACGGTCGCCCTGGACCTGGAGATCACCGAGGAGCTGCGCCGCGCCGGCCTGGCCCGTGACGCGATCCGGCTGATCCAGGAGGCGCGCAAGAACAGCGGCCTGGAAGTGGCCGACCGGATCGCCCTGCGCTGGACGTCACAGGAGCCCGCCACGGTCGCCGCGCTGACCGCTCACGCGGACCTCATCGCCGACGAGGTGCTCGCCACGGACTTCGCCCAGGGTGAGACGGACGACACCTACGGCGCCCCGTTCACCGACGAGGGCCTGTCGCTGACCTTCCGTCTGCGCAAGGCGTAG
- a CDS encoding DivIVA domain-containing protein produces MPLTPEDVRNKQFTTVRLREGYDEDEVDAFLDEVEAELTRLLRENEDLRAKLAAATRAAAQNQQNMRKPPEPQDQQQQQGPPPGMPQQGMRGPGAPVPAGISGPPQQQMGGPMGGPPQLPSGAPQLPAGPGGQGGPQGPGPMGQGPGPMGQGGPMQGQMGHGGPMGGPMGGPGLPGQGGPGGDSAARVLSLAQQTADQAIAEARSEANKIVGEARSRAEGLERDARAKADALERDAQEKHRVAMGSLESARATLERKVEDLRGFEREYRTRLKSYLESQLRQLETQADDSLAPPRQPASAAPSLPPSPAPSMAPAGAPSYGGNQGMGGGPGGPSGPSYGGQQQMQPAMTQPMAPVRPQGPSPMGQAPSPMRGFLIDEDDN; encoded by the coding sequence ATGCCGTTGACCCCCGAGGACGTGCGGAACAAGCAGTTCACGACCGTCCGCCTCCGAGAAGGCTATGACGAGGACGAGGTCGATGCCTTCCTCGACGAGGTCGAAGCCGAACTGACGCGCCTGCTCCGCGAGAACGAGGACCTGCGCGCCAAGCTGGCCGCGGCCACGCGCGCCGCTGCCCAGAACCAGCAGAACATGCGCAAGCCTCCGGAGCCGCAGGACCAGCAGCAACAGCAGGGCCCGCCTCCCGGCATGCCCCAGCAGGGCATGCGAGGTCCCGGCGCTCCCGTACCCGCCGGCATATCGGGCCCGCCGCAGCAGCAGATGGGCGGCCCCATGGGTGGCCCGCCCCAGCTGCCGAGCGGTGCTCCCCAGCTGCCCGCCGGCCCCGGCGGACAGGGCGGCCCGCAGGGTCCCGGCCCCATGGGTCAGGGTCCCGGGCCGATGGGCCAGGGCGGCCCGATGCAGGGGCAGATGGGCCATGGCGGCCCGATGGGCGGTCCCATGGGCGGCCCGGGTCTTCCCGGTCAGGGCGGCCCCGGTGGCGACAGCGCCGCGCGCGTCCTGTCGCTGGCCCAGCAGACCGCCGACCAGGCGATCGCGGAGGCCCGTTCCGAGGCCAACAAGATCGTGGGCGAGGCGCGTTCGCGTGCCGAGGGGCTCGAGCGTGACGCCCGTGCCAAGGCCGACGCCCTGGAGCGGGACGCGCAGGAAAAGCACCGCGTCGCGATGGGCTCCCTGGAGTCCGCCCGCGCCACGCTGGAGCGCAAGGTCGAGGACCTGCGCGGCTTTGAGCGCGAGTACCGCACGCGGCTGAAGTCCTACCTGGAGTCCCAGCTGCGCCAGCTGGAGACGCAGGCGGACGACTCGCTCGCCCCGCCGCGTCAGCCCGCGAGCGCCGCTCCGTCCCTCCCGCCGTCCCCGGCGCCCTCGATGGCTCCGGCCGGTGCCCCGTCCTACGGCGGCAACCAGGGCATGGGTGGCGGTCCGGGCGGACCGTCGGGCCCGTCGTACGGCGGTCAGCAGCAGATGCAGCCGGCGATGACCCAGCCCATGGCGCCGGTCCGCCCGCAGGGCCCGTCGCCGATGGGTCAGGCCCCCTCGCCGATGCGTGGCTTCCTGATCGACGAGGACGACAACTGA
- a CDS encoding YggT family protein, with protein sequence MSVFAQVIYIALMVFLIVLIFRLVMDYVFQFARSWQPGKAMVVVLEATYTVTDPPLKLLRRFIPPLRLGGVALDLSFFVLMIIVYILISIVGNLAR encoded by the coding sequence ATGAGCGTGTTCGCGCAGGTGATCTACATCGCGCTGATGGTGTTCCTCATCGTGCTGATCTTCCGTTTGGTCATGGATTACGTGTTCCAGTTCGCCCGCTCGTGGCAACCCGGCAAGGCGATGGTGGTCGTCCTGGAGGCCACCTACACTGTCACCGATCCACCGCTGAAGCTTCTGCGGCGGTTCATCCCGCCGCTGCGTCTCGGGGGCGTGGCGCTCGACCTGTCCTTCTTCGTACTGATGATCATCGTCTACATCCTGATCTCGATCGTGGGCAATCTCGCGAGGTGA
- a CDS encoding cell division protein SepF yields MAGAMRKMAVYLGLVEDDGYDGRGFDPDDDFEPELDPEPERDHRRHEPSHQSHGAHQSQRDEEVRVVHPPAPREPVSRSASLPAESPRPARIAPVASITQERASLEKNAPVIMPKVVSEREPYRITTLHPRTYNEARTIGEHFREGTPVIMNLTEMDDTDAKRLVDFAAGLVFGLHGSIERVTQKVFLLSPANVDVTAEDKARIAEGGFFNQS; encoded by the coding sequence ATGGCCGGCGCGATGCGCAAAATGGCGGTCTACCTCGGCCTCGTGGAGGACGATGGGTACGACGGCCGCGGATTCGACCCAGACGACGATTTCGAACCGGAACTCGACCCGGAGCCGGAGCGGGACCACCGGCGGCACGAGCCGTCCCACCAGTCCCACGGCGCACATCAGTCCCAAAGGGACGAAGAGGTACGAGTCGTCCACCCTCCCGCGCCACGCGAACCGGTGTCCCGTTCCGCTTCGCTGCCCGCGGAATCGCCACGCCCGGCGCGGATCGCGCCCGTGGCATCCATCACACAAGAACGCGCCAGCCTGGAGAAGAACGCACCGGTGATCATGCCCAAGGTCGTGTCGGAACGAGAGCCTTACCGGATCACCACACTTCACCCCCGGACCTACAACGAGGCCCGTACCATCGGGGAACACTTCCGTGAGGGCACCCCGGTGATCATGAATCTGACTGAGATGGATGACACAGACGCGAAGCGACTTGTCGACTTTGCGGCAGGTTTGGTGTTTGGTCTTCACGGCAGCATCGAGCGGGTGACGCAGAAGGTGTTCCTGTTGTCGCCTGCTAACGTCGATGTCACGGCGGAGGACAAGGCCCGCATCGCAGAGGGCGGGTTCTTCAACCAGAGCTGA
- a CDS encoding YggS family pyridoxal phosphate-dependent enzyme → MTDRKDELATNLARVEERITAACEAAGRGRDEVTLIVVTKTWPASDVRILSGLGVRHVAENRDQDAAPKAAACADLPLAWHFVGQLQTNKVRSVVGYADVVQSVDRAKLVSALSKEAVRAGREVGCLIQVAFDAGVGGRGERGGVAPGGVAELADLVAGAEGLRLDGLMTVAPLTGEYAGRQQAAFERLVDLSTDLRRTHPTANMVSAGMSADLEQAVAAGATHVRVGSAVLGVRPRLG, encoded by the coding sequence ATGACGGACCGTAAGGACGAACTCGCTACGAACCTGGCGAGAGTGGAGGAGCGGATCACCGCCGCGTGCGAGGCCGCCGGTCGCGGACGCGACGAGGTGACCCTGATCGTGGTCACCAAGACCTGGCCCGCGAGTGACGTACGGATCCTCTCCGGACTCGGCGTCCGGCACGTCGCCGAGAACCGCGACCAGGACGCCGCCCCGAAGGCGGCGGCTTGCGCGGATCTGCCCCTTGCGTGGCATTTCGTCGGTCAACTTCAGACCAACAAGGTGCGTTCGGTGGTCGGTTATGCCGATGTGGTGCAGTCTGTCGACCGTGCCAAGCTGGTGTCGGCCCTCTCCAAGGAGGCCGTCCGGGCCGGGCGCGAGGTCGGCTGCCTGATCCAGGTGGCCTTCGACGCCGGTGTCGGCGGCCGGGGCGAACGCGGAGGTGTGGCGCCGGGCGGCGTCGCGGAGTTGGCCGACCTGGTGGCCGGCGCCGAAGGGCTGCGGCTCGACGGGCTGATGACCGTCGCACCGCTCACCGGGGAGTACGCCGGACGCCAACAGGCGGCGTTCGAGCGGTTGGTGGATTTGTCGACCGACCTGCGCCGGACCCATCCGACTGCGAACATGGTCTCGGCAGGGATGAGTGCGGACCTCGAACAGGCCGTGGCCGCCGGAGCGACACATGTGCGCGTCGGCAGTGCGGTACTCGGAGTCCGCCCCAGGCTCGGGTAA
- the pgeF gene encoding peptidoglycan editing factor PgeF codes for MIGQREHVSGAHFGFTDRWGGVSAAPYEELNLGGAVGDDPEAVRTNRELAAKELGVDPARVAWMNQVHGADVVVVDEPWGNRPVPEVDAIVTARRGLALAVLTADCVPVLLADPVAGVVAAAHAGRPGLVAGVVPAAVRAMTERGADPARIVARTGPAVCGRCYEVPEEMRADVAAVEPAAYAETGWGTPAVDVVAGVHAQLDRLGVPDRERSSVCTRESDDHFSYRRDRTTGRLAGYVWLD; via the coding sequence GTGATAGGACAGCGCGAACACGTGAGCGGCGCGCACTTCGGCTTCACCGACCGGTGGGGCGGGGTGAGCGCCGCTCCGTACGAGGAGCTCAACCTCGGCGGCGCGGTGGGGGACGACCCCGAAGCCGTACGCACCAACCGGGAACTGGCCGCCAAGGAGCTCGGCGTCGACCCGGCCCGCGTGGCCTGGATGAACCAGGTGCACGGGGCCGACGTGGTCGTCGTCGACGAGCCGTGGGGCAACCGCCCGGTGCCCGAGGTCGACGCGATCGTCACCGCCCGGCGCGGACTCGCCCTGGCGGTGCTCACCGCCGACTGTGTGCCGGTGCTGCTGGCCGACCCCGTCGCGGGTGTCGTGGCCGCGGCCCACGCGGGCCGGCCGGGGCTGGTCGCCGGAGTGGTCCCGGCCGCCGTACGGGCCATGACCGAACGGGGCGCCGACCCGGCCCGGATCGTCGCGCGCACCGGGCCCGCCGTCTGCGGCCGGTGCTACGAGGTGCCGGAGGAGATGCGCGCCGACGTGGCCGCCGTCGAGCCGGCGGCGTACGCCGAGACCGGCTGGGGCACCCCGGCGGTCGACGTCGTCGCAGGTGTGCACGCGCAACTCGACCGGCTGGGCGTGCCCGACCGTGAGCGGTCGTCCGTGTGCACCCGGGAGTCGGACGATCACTTCTCGTACCGCCGCGACCGCACCACGGGGCGGCTCGCCGGCTATGTGTGGCTGGACTGA
- the ftsZ gene encoding cell division protein FtsZ, whose amino-acid sequence MAAPQNYLAVIKVIGVGGGGVNAINRMIEVGLKGVEFIAINTDAQALLMSDADVKLDVGRELTRGLGAGANPAVGRKAAEDHREEIEEVLKGADMVFVTAGEGGGTGTGGAPVVANIARSLGALTIGVVTRPFTFEGRRRANQAEDGIAELREEVDTLIVIPNDRLLSISDRQVSVLDAFKSADQVLLSGVQGITDLITTPGLINLDFADVKSVMSEAGSALMGIGSARGDDRAVAAAEMAISSPLLEASIDGARGVLLSISGGSDLGLFEINEAAQLVSEAAHPEANIIFGAVIDDALGDEVRVTVIAAGFDGGQPPAKRDNVLGSSSVKREEPAPSGRQESRPSFGSLGSVTPKEDPEPVPSPEPVADIPAVQPPVPPSRSYDSAAEELDVPDFLK is encoded by the coding sequence GTGGCAGCACCGCAGAACTACCTCGCAGTCATCAAAGTCATCGGTGTCGGCGGCGGTGGTGTCAATGCCATCAACCGGATGATCGAGGTCGGTCTCAAGGGCGTCGAGTTCATCGCCATCAACACGGACGCGCAGGCGCTGTTGATGAGCGACGCCGACGTCAAGCTCGACGTCGGCCGTGAACTCACCCGCGGACTCGGCGCCGGAGCGAACCCGGCCGTCGGCCGCAAGGCCGCCGAGGACCACCGCGAGGAGATCGAGGAGGTCCTCAAGGGGGCCGACATGGTCTTCGTGACGGCCGGTGAAGGCGGCGGCACCGGCACCGGCGGCGCGCCCGTCGTGGCCAACATCGCCCGCTCGCTCGGTGCCCTCACCATCGGCGTGGTCACGCGCCCGTTCACCTTCGAGGGACGGCGCCGCGCGAACCAGGCCGAGGACGGCATCGCGGAGCTCCGCGAAGAGGTCGACACCCTCATCGTGATCCCCAACGACCGGCTGCTGTCCATCTCGGACCGCCAGGTGTCGGTCCTCGACGCCTTCAAGTCGGCGGACCAGGTCCTGCTCTCCGGTGTCCAGGGCATCACCGACCTCATCACCACCCCCGGTCTCATCAACCTCGACTTCGCCGACGTCAAGTCGGTCATGTCGGAGGCCGGTTCGGCCCTCATGGGCATCGGCTCGGCCCGCGGCGACGACCGCGCGGTGGCCGCGGCCGAGATGGCCATCTCCTCCCCGCTGCTCGAGGCGTCCATCGACGGCGCCCGCGGTGTGCTGCTCTCGATCTCCGGCGGCTCCGACCTCGGCCTGTTCGAGATCAACGAGGCCGCCCAGCTGGTCAGCGAGGCCGCCCACCCCGAGGCCAACATCATCTTCGGCGCGGTGATCGACGACGCCCTCGGCGACGAGGTCCGGGTCACCGTCATCGCCGCCGGCTTCGACGGCGGCCAGCCGCCCGCCAAGCGGGACAACGTCCTCGGCTCCTCCTCGGTCAAGCGCGAGGAGCCCGCCCCGTCGGGCCGGCAGGAGAGCCGCCCCTCCTTCGGTTCCCTCGGCAGTGTCACGCCGAAGGAGGACCCGGAGCCGGTGCCGTCGCCGGAGCCGGTGGCCGACATCCCGGCCGTCCAGCCGCCGGTCCCGCCGTCCCGGAGCTACGACAGCGCGGCCGAGGAACTGGACGTCCCGGACTTCCTGAAGTGA
- a CDS encoding cell division protein FtsQ/DivIB encodes MAGSTTAERGERKRESSGPPPLRAVRRRRLRLIIASAVVLVFLGSGTFWLLYGSDLVRVERVSVSGTDVLTPGQVRAAADVPLGEQLVSVDTGAIEERAAEKLPRIDTIDVIRSWPDEIKLNVTERTPVLLVHQGGKFVEVDDDGVRFATVDKAPKGVPALELDISRTGSAAASHRRFGEDRLVREAVRVAGAVPESLLPDARSVKVRSYDDISLELTDGRTVDWGSSEKGKRKGRALTALMKAEPGARHFDVSVPSAPASSGS; translated from the coding sequence GTGGCCGGATCGACGACCGCCGAGCGCGGTGAACGCAAGCGGGAGTCGTCCGGCCCGCCGCCCCTACGGGCCGTACGCCGACGGCGTCTTCGTCTGATCATCGCATCGGCGGTCGTCCTTGTGTTCCTCGGCAGCGGCACCTTCTGGCTGCTCTACGGATCGGATCTGGTCCGTGTGGAACGCGTGTCGGTGTCGGGGACCGATGTCCTGACGCCCGGTCAGGTGCGCGCGGCGGCCGATGTTCCGCTCGGCGAACAGCTCGTCTCGGTGGACACCGGGGCGATCGAGGAGCGGGCCGCGGAGAAACTGCCCCGGATCGACACCATCGACGTGATCCGTTCCTGGCCGGACGAGATCAAGCTGAACGTCACGGAGCGCACCCCCGTCCTCCTCGTCCACCAGGGCGGGAAGTTCGTCGAAGTGGACGACGACGGCGTGCGGTTCGCCACGGTCGACAAGGCGCCCAAGGGGGTGCCCGCCCTGGAACTGGACATCTCCCGGACCGGTTCCGCGGCGGCCAGCCACCGGCGCTTCGGCGAGGACCGGCTGGTGCGCGAGGCGGTACGCGTGGCCGGCGCCGTCCCCGAGTCCCTGCTCCCCGACGCGCGAAGTGTCAAGGTCCGTTCCTACGACGACATCTCGCTGGAACTGACCGACGGCCGCACGGTCGACTGGGGAAGCAGCGAGAAGGGTAAGCGTAAGGGCCGCGCGCTCACCGCGCTGATGAAAGCGGAGCCCGGTGCGCGGCACTTCGACGTCAGCGTTCCCAGCGCTCCCGCGTCATCGGGGAGTTGA